The Tachyglossus aculeatus isolate mTacAcu1 chromosome 4, mTacAcu1.pri, whole genome shotgun sequence genome contains a region encoding:
- the LOC119927188 gene encoding olfactory receptor 14K1-like: MAAANDCNHDIIFDFSFLFYSHILAIGLTSRFFLRNISWIHPLLSIQMATTQGLHTPMYLFLRHLSTLDLCLISITFPKFILVSLATCHSISFLDCCLQVLLVFSFATSELFILTAMSYDCYTANHRPLSYEIQQLFCDVHSLLMISCLEEHATLDLTSLPSALDLLISVFYMVAPPALNPLIYSLRNRDIKAALGGS; encoded by the exons acgaCTGCAACCATGACATTATATttgatttctccttcctcttctactcTCACATCCTGGCCATTGGCTTAACCAGTAGGTTTTTCCTCCGCAATatttcctggatccaccccttactctccatccaaatggccaccacccag ggcctccacacccccatgtacttattCCTCAGACACTTGTCcaccctcgacctctgcctcatctccattacCTTCCCCAAGTTCATCCTGGTCTCTCTGGCCACCTgtcactccatctccttcttggattGTTGTTTGCAAGTCCTTCTGGTGTTTTCGTTTGCCACttcagagctgttcatcctcacAGCAATGTCTTATGACTGTTACACCGCCAACCAccgccccctgagctacgag ATCCAACAGCTCTTCTGTGACGTCCACTCTTTGCTGATGATCTCGTGTTTGGAAGAACATGCAACCCTCGATCTGACT AGTCTCCCCTCGGCCCTGGATCTGTTGATATCCGTGTTTTACATGGTGGCGCcgcccgccctgaaccccctcatctacagcctgaggaacagggacataaagGCCGCCCTGGGAGGGTCCTAA